A window of the Natrinema salifodinae genome harbors these coding sequences:
- a CDS encoding 6-pyruvoyl trahydropterin synthase family protein, translating into MTESVDDRERGADGTTDDELVGSRRVLRVGRDRPIRISTGHRIRHHDGKCSRPHGHNYEITVTLAGRLTEEGWIADKGDITDVIYKWDHKFLLEAGDPLIEAFEAAGDDDAVVVLDHPPTAEVMSVVLERKLAAALPETITDVAVDVSETSELCGGGGGEF; encoded by the coding sequence ATGACAGAGTCAGTCGACGACCGCGAGCGCGGGGCCGACGGGACGACCGACGATGAACTCGTCGGCAGCCGCCGCGTGCTTCGCGTCGGCCGCGACCGGCCGATCAGGATCAGTACGGGCCACCGGATCCGACACCACGACGGCAAATGCTCGCGACCCCACGGTCACAACTACGAGATCACCGTTACGCTCGCGGGCCGGCTCACCGAGGAGGGGTGGATCGCCGACAAAGGCGATATTACCGACGTAATATACAAGTGGGATCACAAGTTCCTGCTCGAGGCCGGCGATCCCCTTATCGAGGCCTTCGAGGCGGCCGGCGACGACGACGCGGTCGTCGTCCTCGACCATCCGCCGACGGCCGAGGTGATGAGCGTCGTCTTGGAGCGGAAACTCGCCGCGGCGCTACCCGAAACCATCACCGACGTCGCCGTCGACGTCAGCGAGACGAGTGAACTCTGCGGCGGCGGGGGCGGCGAGTTCTGA
- a CDS encoding winged helix-turn-helix domain-containing protein, whose product MSRSRTTQDDADSAAVLSALGSKYSAEILCAAGTPKSAQALSEDIEIPIATCYRRIEELVDAGLLTCEGRQLSEQGRRTNIYRRTLDEIEIDFSDDAPAFSRKRRTEAKNKLQDKLED is encoded by the coding sequence ATGTCTCGGAGTCGGACGACACAAGACGACGCGGATTCCGCTGCGGTCCTCTCTGCGCTGGGGAGTAAATACAGCGCGGAGATCCTCTGTGCGGCGGGGACGCCGAAGTCGGCACAGGCACTCAGCGAGGATATCGAGATCCCGATCGCGACCTGTTATCGCCGGATCGAGGAACTCGTCGACGCGGGGTTGTTAACCTGCGAGGGACGACAACTCTCCGAACAAGGGCGCCGGACGAACATCTACCGGCGAACGCTCGACGAGATCGAGATCGACTTCTCGGACGACGCGCCCGCGTTCTCGCGGAAACGTCGCACCGAAGCCAAAAACAAGCTCCAGGATAAGCTCGAAGACTGA
- a CDS encoding competence/damage-inducible protein A → MNVAVVTVGDELLAGRTTDTNATWLCERLADRGVDVERVTTVPDRVADIARVVNEYRAEYDAVIVTGGLGPTHDDVTMDGVAAALGRSLEDHEEALAWLAEDGYTRDDLAAGTAELPRGARALHNEAGVAPGVAVDGVYVLPGVPSEMKAMFETIADEFEGTPTYREAVVADEPESALLDRIADLRERFDVSVGSYPGESVRIELTGTDEATVADAAAWLRERVDSP, encoded by the coding sequence ATGAACGTCGCGGTCGTGACGGTCGGGGACGAACTGCTCGCCGGACGAACGACGGACACGAACGCCACTTGGCTCTGCGAACGGCTCGCCGATCGCGGCGTCGACGTCGAGCGCGTCACCACCGTTCCAGACCGGGTCGCCGACATCGCCCGCGTCGTCAACGAGTACCGCGCCGAGTACGACGCCGTCATCGTCACCGGCGGCCTCGGTCCGACCCACGACGACGTCACCATGGACGGCGTCGCGGCCGCCCTCGGCCGCTCGCTCGAGGACCACGAGGAAGCCCTCGCCTGGCTCGCGGAGGACGGCTACACTCGCGACGACCTCGCGGCGGGCACTGCCGAACTGCCGCGGGGCGCTCGCGCGTTGCACAACGAGGCTGGCGTTGCCCCCGGCGTGGCCGTAGACGGCGTCTACGTGCTGCCGGGCGTCCCGTCGGAGATGAAGGCGATGTTCGAGACGATCGCCGACGAGTTCGAGGGGACGCCGACGTACCGGGAGGCGGTCGTCGCCGACGAACCCGAGAGCGCCCTCCTCGATCGGATCGCCGACCTCCGCGAACGGTTCGACGTCTCCGTCGGGAGCTATCCCGGCGAGTCCGTCCGGATCGAACTCACCGGCACCGACGAAGCGACCGTCGCGGACGCGGCCGCCTGGCTTCGCGAGCGGGTCGACTCGCCGTAA
- a CDS encoding ATP-NAD kinase family protein gives MESIGVVVNPIAGMGGRVGLKGTDGKLDEARRRGAEPRAPERARQALRSLHRREPALTVYTAAGVLGERAVRDAGYEPVVVYDPAGAEADVDAGAGAEIDGATDRGPADPARPDDPGDAETTADDTRAAVRAMLDRGVDLLLFVGGDGTAVDVAEVLEDADAAETPMLGVPAGVKIYSSAFGVTPADAGRIAAEFDRVEDREVNDIDEDAYRDGEVRTELKAVVPVPVAPDVQASKQVSSGSVDALASGVAREVEPGRTYVFGPGSTVGAIEAELGIDPSPLGVDVWRAAEAESNGRRGDVLAADAAESEILAVLEDPVTIVVSPIGGQGFLFGRGNHQISPSVIRRADEIEVVAAAEKLDGIDALRVDTDDEDLDEDLRGWTRVRTGRFTTRLVTVV, from the coding sequence ATGGAGTCCATCGGCGTCGTCGTCAACCCGATCGCGGGGATGGGCGGTCGGGTCGGACTGAAGGGCACTGACGGGAAACTCGACGAGGCGCGCCGCCGCGGAGCCGAACCCCGAGCGCCCGAGCGAGCGCGCCAGGCGCTGCGATCGCTTCACCGCCGCGAACCAGCCCTCACCGTCTACACGGCCGCCGGCGTGCTGGGCGAGCGAGCGGTGCGGGACGCCGGGTACGAGCCCGTGGTGGTCTACGATCCGGCGGGCGCGGAGGCAGATGTGGATGCGGGGGCGGGGGCGGAGATCGACGGCGCGACCGATCGCGGACCGGCCGATCCGGCGCGACCGGACGACCCCGGCGACGCCGAGACGACGGCGGACGATACCCGTGCGGCCGTCCGGGCGATGCTCGATCGAGGCGTCGACCTCCTGCTCTTCGTCGGCGGCGACGGGACCGCGGTCGACGTCGCCGAGGTGCTCGAAGACGCGGACGCCGCCGAAACGCCGATGCTCGGCGTGCCGGCCGGGGTCAAGATCTACTCGTCGGCGTTCGGCGTGACGCCGGCCGACGCCGGGCGGATCGCCGCCGAGTTCGACCGCGTCGAGGACCGCGAGGTCAACGACATCGACGAGGACGCCTATCGCGACGGGGAAGTCCGAACGGAGCTGAAAGCCGTCGTCCCGGTTCCCGTCGCGCCGGACGTCCAGGCGAGCAAACAGGTTTCGAGCGGCAGCGTCGACGCCCTGGCTTCGGGAGTCGCTCGCGAGGTCGAGCCGGGTCGCACCTACGTCTTCGGCCCCGGTAGTACGGTCGGTGCGATCGAGGCGGAACTCGGGATCGACCCGTCGCCACTGGGAGTCGACGTGTGGCGCGCCGCCGAAGCCGAGTCGAACGGACGGCGAGGCGACGTCCTCGCCGCGGATGCCGCCGAATCCGAGATCCTCGCCGTCCTCGAAGACCCGGTGACGATCGTCGTTTCCCCGATCGGCGGGCAGGGCTTTCTCTTCGGCCGGGGGAACCACCAGATCTCGCCGTCGGTGATCCGCCGAGCCGACGAGATCGAGGTCGTCGCCGCGGCGGAGAAACTCGACGGGATCGACGCGCTGCGCGTCGACACCGACGACGAGGACCTCGACGAGGACCTCCGCGGCTGGACGCGGGTTCGGACCGGCCGGTTCACGACGCGCCTGGTCACCGTCGTCTGA
- a CDS encoding phosphate signaling complex PhoU family protein, translating into METRKVQRLGPSTLAMTLPAEWASEHDVEKGDEVSLRTSGKGTLTVMPESASSEETEAIIHTDDLDADAVERAIVAQYVLGRRIIRIEREDGALESAHINAVYQAETQLMGLGVIEETPESISIRCSVDPEDFTLDNLLERLERTGQTMRGEGIKALAHGNPDLAQRALNRERQANKIFVLLLRLIFTAYQNPNLARAVGLNSGFPLIGYRSIAKNLELTADNAEDIAEIVIETEGHALNVEGSVMRDIRELNDIVDEIMSKAVEAAVERDYDKWTEVQRLFHDISEREQEILAELPEMSNEELLRIREVLVSLQQTAQYAMRNAEIAANLALNEESEHTTIK; encoded by the coding sequence ATGGAAACGCGGAAAGTGCAGCGACTCGGTCCGTCGACGCTCGCGATGACCCTCCCCGCGGAGTGGGCGTCCGAACACGATGTCGAGAAGGGCGACGAGGTGTCGCTGCGGACCAGCGGCAAGGGCACCCTGACCGTGATGCCCGAATCCGCGAGCTCGGAGGAGACGGAGGCGATCATCCACACCGACGACCTCGACGCCGATGCCGTCGAACGCGCGATCGTCGCCCAGTACGTTCTCGGTCGACGCATCATCCGCATCGAGCGCGAGGACGGCGCCCTCGAGTCGGCCCACATCAACGCGGTCTACCAGGCCGAGACCCAGTTGATGGGGCTGGGCGTCATCGAGGAGACCCCCGAAAGCATCTCGATCCGTTGTTCCGTCGACCCCGAGGACTTCACGCTCGACAACCTTCTCGAACGGCTCGAGCGGACCGGCCAGACCATGCGCGGCGAGGGGATCAAGGCCCTGGCCCACGGGAACCCCGACTTAGCCCAACGAGCGCTGAACCGGGAGCGCCAGGCGAACAAGATCTTCGTCCTGCTGCTGCGATTGATTTTCACGGCCTACCAGAACCCGAACCTCGCGCGGGCGGTCGGTCTGAACAGCGGCTTCCCGCTGATCGGCTACCGGTCGATCGCGAAGAACCTCGAGCTGACCGCCGACAACGCCGAGGATATCGCCGAAATCGTCATCGAGACCGAGGGCCACGCCTTGAACGTCGAGGGATCGGTGATGCGGGACATCCGCGAGCTAAACGACATCGTCGACGAGATCATGTCCAAGGCGGTCGAGGCAGCCGTCGAGCGCGATTACGACAAGTGGACGGAAGTCCAGCGGCTGTTCCACGACATCTCCGAGCGCGAGCAGGAGATTCTCGCGGAGCTCCCGGAGATGTCAAACGAGGAACTGCTGCGGATCCGAGAGGTGCTCGTTAGCCTCCAGCAAACCGCCCAGTACGCCATGCGTAACGCCGAGATTGCGGCGAACCTGGCGCTCAACGAGGAGTCCGAGCACACGACGATCAAGTAG
- a CDS encoding DUF7525 family protein, with product MATESESTDKGVGLALALSALAVIGALVMVTGAPEPTAAWGFAAAVLFSSLAVVGIHLYWD from the coding sequence ATGGCTACGGAATCCGAGTCGACGGACAAGGGTGTTGGACTCGCGCTCGCGTTGAGTGCACTCGCAGTGATCGGCGCGCTGGTGATGGTAACCGGCGCACCGGAGCCGACGGCGGCCTGGGGCTTCGCCGCGGCCGTGCTCTTTAGTTCGCTGGCGGTCGTCGGCATCCACCTCTACTGGGACTGA
- a CDS encoding DUF7123 family protein codes for MTDYSDEEQRILSYLRESAARGEQYFRAKNIANAIGLSSKQVGARLPHLAEKADEVDIEKWGRARSTTWRVTIS; via the coding sequence ATGACCGACTACTCCGACGAAGAGCAGCGGATCCTCTCGTACCTCCGCGAGAGCGCCGCCCGCGGCGAGCAGTACTTCCGGGCGAAGAATATCGCAAACGCGATCGGACTCTCGTCGAAACAGGTCGGCGCTCGGCTGCCGCATCTCGCGGAAAAGGCCGACGAAGTCGACATCGAGAAGTGGGGCCGCGCTCGCTCGACGACCTGGCGCGTCACGATCAGCTGA
- a CDS encoding SRPBCC family protein has product MTVRVDRSFDVSAPPERVWEFIADPENRARAISVVEEYSIDDPDGRRVTWQVSLPIPLVRKTVRVDTEDVTRRPPEFVKFVGKSKVLKVTGEHEIVETGTGSRLENHFIVDGKLPGVEKFFKRNLDAELANLRRDLERDLETGQ; this is encoded by the coding sequence ATGACTGTACGGGTCGACCGGTCGTTCGACGTGTCGGCGCCGCCGGAGCGCGTCTGGGAGTTCATCGCCGATCCCGAGAACCGCGCCCGGGCGATCAGCGTCGTCGAGGAGTACTCCATCGACGATCCGGACGGGCGGCGAGTGACCTGGCAGGTGTCGCTGCCGATCCCCCTCGTCCGGAAGACGGTTCGCGTCGACACCGAAGACGTCACGCGCAGACCGCCGGAGTTCGTCAAGTTCGTCGGGAAATCGAAGGTGCTGAAGGTCACCGGCGAACACGAGATCGTCGAAACCGGGACCGGCTCCCGCCTCGAGAACCACTTCATCGTCGACGGCAAGCTCCCAGGCGTCGAGAAGTTCTTCAAGCGCAACCTCGACGCCGAACTAGCGAACCTCCGCCGAGACCTCGAACGGGACTTGGAGACGGGACAGTAA